A single region of the bacterium genome encodes:
- a CDS encoding PTS sugar transporter subunit IIC — MMEHGLWVALVLAFLSLDQTAFGQFMVSRPIVTGPVVGWLLGRPDIGLELGALIELIWINDLPVGAHLPLDLTMLSGTTVALACELSKTSQPEAVMTFALGVAIPLALGSTEVEILLRKFHVRWLHFAQRMAFNGHLQTFEWINYLVLAQQWVKGFLVSLACLTLAHWSSHLYGILGQVLEGRVLEGFYYAHWLLLALGCSAVIDLLVERKNAPVLFLSIGAILTLAVFSTLPGIYLVAIALVAGFFLILYFASRGEGNR; from the coding sequence ATGATGGAACACGGCCTGTGGGTCGCCCTGGTCCTGGCCTTCCTGAGCCTGGACCAGACGGCCTTCGGCCAATTCATGGTTTCGCGGCCCATCGTCACCGGACCCGTCGTGGGCTGGCTGCTGGGCCGGCCGGACATCGGCCTAGAACTGGGCGCCTTGATCGAGCTCATCTGGATCAACGACCTTCCCGTCGGGGCCCACCTGCCGCTGGACCTGACCATGCTCTCGGGAACGACCGTCGCCCTGGCCTGCGAGCTTTCCAAGACCTCCCAGCCGGAAGCGGTCATGACCTTCGCCCTCGGGGTGGCCATCCCGCTGGCCCTGGGGAGCACGGAGGTGGAGATCCTGCTCCGTAAGTTCCACGTCCGATGGCTCCATTTCGCCCAACGCATGGCCTTCAACGGACACCTGCAGACCTTTGAATGGATCAATTACCTGGTGCTGGCCCAGCAATGGGTGAAGGGATTCCTGGTCTCGCTGGCCTGCCTGACGCTGGCCCATTGGAGCTCCCACCTCTACGGGATCCTGGGGCAGGTCCTAGAGGGCCGGGTCCTGGAGGGCTTCTATTACGCCCATTGGCTCCTGTTGGCCCTGGGCTGTTCGGCGGTCATCGACCTGTTGGTGGAACGCAAGAACGCGCCGGTCCTCTTCCTTTCCATCGGCGCCATCCTGACCCTGGCGGTCTTTTCGACCCTGCCGGGCATCTACCTGGTGGCCATCGCCCTGGTGGCCGGGTTCTTCCTCATCCTTTACTTCGCCAGCCGGGGGGAGGGGAACCGATGA
- a CDS encoding PTS system mannose/fructose/sorbose family transporter subunit IID produces MSAAKASGPAKVTWLDLAKCFLRQFHLQVLWNYERYLSYGVTFFLLPVLKKAYKDPADRAQAMTRHLEYFNTHPYMASFVLGAVLKMEEEKQGLPPAQQKQKEEEISALKVGMMGPIAAMGDNLFWATIRPYCALIAVTLVISRSFPVEGQFWIMPLLFLSVYNIGHVGLRLVGFLQGYRMGDQVVLSLRKFGFQEAIRGLRLASILLLGVLIVFVNLSIPGTQVGLFLLRLAFFTAIVGLFTFALHRKISPSQMFYAVVLFALMLAFWPLLSGHGAPPGAP; encoded by the coding sequence ATGAGCGCGGCCAAGGCTTCCGGACCGGCGAAGGTGACATGGCTGGACCTGGCCAAATGTTTCCTGCGCCAGTTCCACCTGCAGGTGTTATGGAACTACGAACGCTACTTGAGCTATGGGGTCACCTTTTTCCTGCTTCCGGTGCTCAAGAAGGCCTACAAGGACCCGGCGGACCGCGCCCAGGCCATGACCCGGCACCTGGAATACTTCAACACCCACCCCTACATGGCCTCCTTCGTGTTGGGGGCGGTGCTCAAGATGGAGGAGGAGAAACAGGGACTGCCGCCCGCCCAGCAAAAGCAGAAGGAGGAGGAGATCAGCGCCCTCAAAGTAGGGATGATGGGTCCCATCGCCGCCATGGGGGACAACCTTTTCTGGGCCACCATCCGCCCCTATTGCGCCCTCATTGCCGTCACCCTGGTCATTTCCAGGTCCTTCCCGGTCGAGGGGCAGTTCTGGATCATGCCCCTGCTTTTCCTGTCGGTCTACAACATCGGGCATGTGGGACTGCGCCTGGTGGGCTTCCTCCAGGGCTACCGCATGGGGGACCAGGTGGTCCTCTCCTTGCGCAAATTCGGGTTCCAAGAAGCGATCCGGGGTTTGCGCCTGGCCTCCATCCTGCTGTTGGGCGTGTTGATCGTTTTCGTGAACCTTTCCATCCCGGGGACCCAGGTGGGGCTTTTCCTCCTGCGGCTGGCCTTCTTCACGGCCATCGTAGGGCTCTTCACCTTCGCCCTCCACCGCAAGATCAGTCCCAGCCAGATGTTCTACGCGGTGGTCCTGTTCGCCTTGATGCTGGCTTTTTGGCCCCTTTTGAGCGGCCATGGCGCGCCGCCGGGGGCGCCTTGA
- a CDS encoding HPr family phosphocarrier protein, whose product MKVTEKLPIINKLGLHLRAAAELVKVANKFKSQVFIQHGIQNVNAKSLMGLMTLAAAKGTELEFTIEGEDAKDAMTALRQLFANRFGEKE is encoded by the coding sequence ATGAAAGTCACCGAAAAACTGCCGATCATCAACAAGCTGGGGCTCCACCTAAGGGCCGCCGCCGAATTGGTGAAAGTGGCCAATAAGTTCAAGAGCCAGGTCTTCATCCAGCACGGCATCCAGAACGTGAACGCCAAGAGCCTGATGGGGCTCATGACCCTGGCCGCGGCCAAGGGGACCGAGCTGGAGTTCACCATCGAGGGCGAGGACGCCAAGGACGCCATGACGGCCCTCCGGCAGCTTTTCGCCAACCGTTTCGGCGAAAAAGAGTAA